Proteins from a genomic interval of Rhizobium etli CFN 42:
- a CDS encoding valine--tRNA ligase: MLDKTYDSAAVEPKIAAKWDEADAFRAGANAKPGAETFTIVIPPPNVTGSLHMGHALNNTLQDIMVRFERMRGKDVLWQPGMDHAGIATQMVVERKLMEQQLPGRREMGREAFIDKIWEWKAESGGLIFNQLKRLGASCDWSRERFTMDEGLSQAVLEVFVTLYKEGLIYKDKRLVNWDPKLLTAISDMEVEQHEVKGHLWHLRYPLEPGVTYQYPIAFDEEGKPTQFETRDYIVVATTRPETMLGDTGVAVNPEDERYKPIIGKHVILPIVGRRIPIVADSYADPTAGTGAVKITPAHDFNDFEVGKRAKLRAINVMNIDGTIAIKDNEDFLEGLDNPAALHGAWDRLEGQDRFYARKVIVEILEEAGLVDKIEPHKHVVPHGDRGGVPIEPRLTEQWFVDNKTLGQPALESVREGRTRFIPRNWENTYFNWLENIEPWCISRQLWWGHRIPAWYGPDGQVFVEKTEEEALQAAIQHYLSHEGPMKAYVEDLLENFKPGEILTRDEDVLDTWFSSALWPFSTLGWPDETPELARYYPTNVLVTGFDIIPFWVVRMMQMGLHFMKDENGDPVEPFHTIYIHALVRDKNGQKMSKSKGNVIDPLELIDEYGADALRFTLAIMAAQGRDVKLDPARIAGYRNFGTKLWNATRFAEMNGAKSDPHFVPEAAELTINRWILTELARTERDVTEALEAFRFNDAAGALYRFVWNEVCDWYLELLKPVFSGDDEGAKAEAQACSAYILEEIYKLLHPFMPFMTEELWAHTAGEGKERDTLVCHAEWPAPSYADDAAADEINWLIDLVSGIRSVRAEMNVPPSATAPLVVVKANNLTRERLFRHDAAIKRLARVEAISLADDAPKGAAQIVVAEATVCLPLGNLIDLAAEKARLEKAIAKMDGEIARINGKLSNEKFVANANPEVVEAERERLDELKGQIASLKTALSRVSEAG, encoded by the coding sequence ATGCTCGACAAGACCTATGATTCCGCTGCCGTCGAACCGAAAATCGCCGCGAAATGGGATGAAGCGGACGCCTTCCGCGCCGGCGCGAACGCCAAACCGGGGGCCGAGACCTTCACCATCGTGATCCCGCCGCCGAATGTCACCGGCTCGCTCCATATGGGGCACGCGCTTAACAATACGCTGCAGGACATCATGGTGCGCTTCGAGCGCATGCGCGGCAAGGACGTGCTCTGGCAGCCGGGCATGGACCACGCCGGCATCGCCACCCAGATGGTCGTCGAACGCAAGTTGATGGAGCAGCAGCTGCCGGGCCGCCGCGAGATGGGCCGCGAGGCCTTCATCGACAAGATTTGGGAGTGGAAGGCGGAATCGGGCGGGCTGATCTTCAACCAGCTGAAGCGCCTCGGTGCGTCCTGTGACTGGTCACGCGAGCGTTTCACCATGGACGAAGGCCTGTCGCAGGCCGTTCTCGAGGTTTTCGTCACGCTCTATAAGGAAGGCCTGATTTACAAGGACAAGCGCCTCGTCAATTGGGACCCAAAACTCCTGACGGCGATTTCCGACATGGAGGTCGAACAACACGAGGTGAAGGGTCATCTCTGGCATCTGCGCTATCCGCTCGAGCCCGGCGTCACCTATCAATACCCGATCGCTTTCGACGAGGAAGGCAAGCCGACCCAGTTCGAGACGCGTGACTATATCGTCGTCGCGACGACGCGACCCGAGACGATGCTCGGCGATACCGGCGTTGCCGTGAACCCCGAAGACGAGCGTTATAAGCCGATCATCGGCAAGCACGTCATCCTCCCGATCGTCGGCCGCAGGATACCGATCGTCGCCGATTCCTATGCTGATCCGACGGCCGGCACCGGCGCGGTAAAGATCACACCGGCCCATGATTTCAACGACTTCGAAGTCGGCAAGCGCGCGAAGCTGCGGGCGATCAACGTCATGAATATCGATGGCACCATTGCCATCAAGGACAATGAGGATTTCCTTGAAGGTCTCGACAATCCGGCGGCATTGCATGGCGCCTGGGACCGCCTGGAAGGGCAGGACCGTTTCTATGCGCGCAAGGTCATCGTCGAGATATTGGAAGAGGCCGGCCTTGTCGACAAGATCGAACCGCACAAACATGTGGTCCCGCATGGCGACCGCGGCGGCGTGCCGATCGAGCCGCGGCTGACGGAACAATGGTTTGTCGATAACAAGACATTGGGGCAGCCTGCCCTGGAATCCGTTCGCGAGGGAAGAACCAGATTTATTCCCAGGAATTGGGAGAACACCTATTTCAATTGGCTGGAGAACATCGAACCGTGGTGTATCTCGCGCCAACTCTGGTGGGGCCATCGGATTCCTGCTTGGTACGGCCCCGACGGTCAGGTCTTTGTCGAAAAGACCGAGGAAGAGGCGCTGCAGGCAGCGATCCAGCATTACCTCTCGCATGAGGGGCCGATGAAGGCCTATGTCGAGGACCTGCTCGAAAACTTCAAGCCCGGTGAGATCCTGACGCGGGACGAGGACGTGCTCGACACCTGGTTCTCTTCTGCGCTCTGGCCTTTCTCGACCCTTGGCTGGCCCGACGAGACGCCGGAACTTGCGCGTTACTATCCGACGAATGTCCTCGTCACCGGTTTCGATATCATCCCGTTCTGGGTCGTTCGCATGATGCAGATGGGCCTGCATTTCATGAAGGACGAGAATGGCGATCCAGTCGAACCCTTCCATACGATCTATATTCACGCACTGGTGCGCGACAAGAACGGACAGAAGATGTCGAAGTCGAAGGGCAACGTCATCGACCCCCTGGAACTGATCGACGAATACGGCGCCGACGCGCTACGCTTCACCCTGGCGATCATGGCCGCACAGGGCCGCGACGTGAAGCTCGACCCTGCCCGCATCGCCGGCTACCGCAATTTCGGCACCAAGCTTTGGAACGCCACGCGCTTTGCCGAGATGAACGGTGCAAAAAGCGATCCGCACTTCGTGCCGGAGGCCGCCGAACTCACCATCAACCGCTGGATCCTGACGGAGCTTGCCCGTACGGAACGTGACGTCACGGAAGCGCTTGAAGCCTTCCGCTTCAACGATGCCGCCGGCGCGCTCTACCGTTTCGTCTGGAACGAAGTCTGCGACTGGTATCTCGAGCTTCTGAAGCCGGTCTTCAGTGGCGATGACGAAGGCGCCAAGGCCGAAGCCCAGGCCTGCAGTGCCTATATTCTCGAAGAGATCTACAAGCTCTTGCATCCCTTCATGCCCTTCATGACCGAAGAGCTTTGGGCGCATACCGCAGGCGAAGGCAAGGAACGCGACACGCTGGTCTGCCATGCCGAATGGCCAGCGCCGTCCTATGCCGATGACGCAGCTGCTGACGAGATCAACTGGCTGATCGACCTCGTCTCCGGCATCCGCTCCGTGCGCGCCGAAATGAACGTGCCGCCGTCGGCCACCGCCCCGCTGGTTGTCGTCAAGGCCAACAATCTCACGCGCGAAAGGTTGTTCCGCCACGATGCCGCCATCAAGCGGCTTGCCCGCGTGGAAGCGATATCGCTGGCCGACGATGCGCCGAAGGGTGCGGCTCAGATCGTCGTCGCGGAAGCCACCGTCTGCCTGCCGCTCGGCAATCTGATCGATCTTGCTGCCGAAAAGGCCCGCTTGGAAAAGGCGATTGCCAAGATGGACGGAGAAATCGCCCGCATCAATGGCAAGCTTTCCAACGAGAAGTTCGTCGCCAATGCCAATCCCGAGGTGGTCGAGGCCGAGCGCGAGCGTCTCGATGAGTTGAAGGGGCAGATCGCCAGCTTGAAAACCGCCCTTTCCAGGGTCAGCGAGGCCGGATAA
- a CDS encoding OmpP1/FadL family transporter: protein MASRMFSRGVTSLVLLSSLASPSFAGGLERGGYNIDQLFDTSPFSFQSGVTYVTPQRKLKDVRDTNTSILTGGGNLSSRPDTADDTSNYTIPYIGFKAGFGDAVDCLVDYSEPFGAHTSPGLNWAGANDNIETEIKTRNYGGTCSYRFDVGPGQLRFIGGAFYQEVEGFKERLVSTLPLLLGTGTGVGRLDIDDSGWGWRAGLAYEIPEYAMRASLVYNSRVKYDDLSGTVDLRQVPVVPLYGGLVTPVSGSAEAPDSLELKLQSGIAPDWLAFGSVKWTNWSVLQSVAFCPTNGLPCPAGGLTSLDLLYRDGWTISGGIGHKFNEQWAGAVSLTWDRGTSQGYGAQTDSWTLGLGAAYTPTEHIEWRFAGAVGVLTSGSSGAVTRNGVTYGDDVSYSFDDDLVAALSTSIKIKF, encoded by the coding sequence ATGGCATCGCGTATGTTTTCCAGGGGCGTAACGTCGCTCGTTCTTCTTTCGTCGCTTGCCTCACCGTCCTTTGCCGGTGGCCTGGAGCGCGGCGGCTATAACATCGATCAGCTGTTCGATACGTCGCCTTTCTCGTTTCAGTCGGGCGTGACTTACGTCACGCCGCAGCGCAAGCTGAAGGATGTCCGAGACACGAATACGTCGATACTTACAGGGGGCGGCAATCTGAGCAGCCGTCCAGACACGGCTGACGATACCTCAAATTACACCATCCCCTATATCGGCTTTAAGGCTGGTTTTGGCGATGCAGTCGACTGCCTCGTTGACTATTCGGAGCCCTTCGGCGCCCACACCAGCCCCGGCCTGAACTGGGCCGGCGCCAACGATAACATTGAGACAGAGATCAAAACCCGCAACTATGGCGGCACCTGCTCCTATCGTTTTGATGTCGGCCCTGGGCAGCTTCGCTTCATTGGCGGCGCTTTTTATCAGGAAGTCGAAGGCTTCAAGGAACGTCTGGTTTCAACGCTTCCGCTTCTGCTCGGGACTGGAACTGGCGTCGGCCGCCTGGATATCGACGATAGCGGTTGGGGCTGGCGCGCCGGTCTCGCTTACGAGATTCCGGAATATGCAATGCGTGCGAGCCTCGTCTATAACAGTCGCGTCAAGTACGATGACCTGTCCGGGACTGTTGATCTCCGTCAGGTTCCAGTTGTGCCGCTATATGGGGGCCTAGTCACACCTGTTTCCGGTTCCGCCGAAGCGCCGGATTCGCTGGAGCTGAAACTGCAAAGCGGTATCGCTCCGGATTGGCTTGCATTCGGATCGGTTAAATGGACGAACTGGAGCGTCCTGCAGTCGGTAGCATTCTGCCCGACCAACGGCTTGCCTTGTCCCGCGGGTGGTCTGACCTCGCTCGATCTTCTTTATCGTGACGGTTGGACGATCTCCGGCGGTATTGGCCACAAGTTCAATGAACAATGGGCCGGTGCAGTCAGCCTGACATGGGACCGCGGCACCAGCCAGGGCTATGGCGCCCAGACAGACAGCTGGACGCTCGGTCTCGGTGCGGCCTATACGCCGACGGAACATATCGAATGGCGCTTTGCCGGTGCCGTGGGCGTGTTGACGAGCGGTTCGTCTGGCGCTGTGACCCGGAATGGCGTTACATATGGAGATGATGTCTCCTATTCCTTTGACGATGATCTGGTCGCTGCACTGTCGACAAGCATAAAGATCAAGTTCTAA